Genomic DNA from Alistipes indistinctus YIT 12060:
GCGAAGAAGAGCTGCGTGAAGCATGCAAAAAACTGAACGTCGAAATCGACGAGACGATGGGCAAAGGCAAACTGATCGACGCGATCTTCGGCGAATACTGCGAAGAGGAGCTGGTTCAGCCCACTTTTATCATCGACTACCCTATCGACATGTCGCCGCTGTGCAAGCGCCACCGCGACAATCCGGACCTGACCGAACGTTTCGAACTGTTCGTGAACGGCAAAGAGTTGTGCAACGCCTACTCTGAACTGAACGATCCGATCGACCAGCTCGACCGTTTCCAGGAGCAGCTGCGCCTGAGCGAGAAAGGCGACGACGAGGCGATGTTCATCGATATGGACTTCGTCCGCGCACTCGAATACGGCATGCCGACCTGCTCGGGCATGGGTATGGGTATCGACCGCCTGACGATGTTCATGACGGGCCAGACCACGATCCAGGACGTGCTCTTCTTCCCGCAGATGCGTCCTGAAAAGGCCGCGCAAAAAGACGGCGAGAAGGAATTCGGCGCAGTCGGCGTCCCGGCGGAATGGGTCCCCGTCCTGCACAAAATGAGCCTGCTGACCGTCGAGGCCATGCGCAAAATCGCATCGGGCAAGCTCTTCAACGACCTGTGCGGCTTCAACAAGAAAAACAAACTGGGCCTCAAAAACCCGACGATCGAAGACGTACGCAGTTGGATCGGGGAATAACCCCTCACACCGGCTTCCGGCGGCTGCGGCCGAGGCAGCGGACCACGCCAAGCCAGCACACTCCCTCCGTGGAACCGAGCTACAAAAGCGATGCATCCCGGATTGGAACCGGATGTACGCCCACAACGATAAAAATGCATTTAATTTACTGATAATAAGACTATGAGAAAGAAAATTGTCGCAGGAAACTGGAAAATGAACACCACTCCGGTGGAGGGTGTCGAACTGTTCAAAGAGGTTGCCGCCAAGAAAGGCGAGGTTTGCTCGTGCGTAAACTTCATCGTGGCCCCCCCTTACACGCACCTTTCCGAAATCGTGAAGCTGTCGCGCGGCACCGGTATCGGAGTAGCTGCCCAGGACTGCGCCACCGAAGCCAAAGGCGCCTACACCGGCGAGGTTTCGGCCCAGATGATCGCTTCGCTCGGCGTCGAGTATGTAATCCTCGGACACAGCGAACGCCGCCAGTATTACGGCGAAACCAGCGCTACGCTGAATAAGAAAATGGAACAGGCTTACGCCAACAACCTTGCACCTATCTACTGCGTTGGCGAGAACCTCGAAGAACGTGAAGCCGGCAAACATTTCGACGTAGTGCGCAAGCAGATCGAAGAGGTTGTTTTCAACCTCACTCCCGACCAGTTCAAAAAATTGATCATCGCTTACGAGCCCGTATGGGCCATCGGTACCGGCAAGACCGCTTCGGCCGAACAGGCACAGGAGATCCACGCCTTTATCCGCAAGGTGCTGGCTGAGAAATTCGGCGATGCTGCGAACGAAACCGTAATCCTTTACGGCGGCAGCTGCAAACCCGGCAATGCAGCCGAACTGTTCGCCAAGGCAGACGTGGACGGCGGCCTGATCGGCGGCGCGGCACTGAAAGCCGAGGATTTCATCGCCATCGGCAAAGGATTCTCAAAATAACGGATTCTTTATACATTATACATTTTACAAAGGCTTCGGGCTGCTTGCCCGAAGCCTTTGTCATTTAATCGCAAGAAAAAGCCAGTAACTTGCATGAAGTGATTGCAATCAAGCTCCGAACACACAATCGGAAGTGTCAATATCCCCCGAACTGACGCTGCAAACTTCCAGCCCTGAAGTCACCCAACACATGTCTGTAATTATTGGAAGATGAACCGGTATTGAACTCCAGAGCAACCGTATACGAGGCGTCCACCGGTTTACCGAATGCAGTAGCGGGTTGCCATCGGGGTGCACCCTGCATCACCCGGATCACCTCCTGGGTAAACAACGGACTGGAAGATTCCAACTCCCGAAAATCACAAACAGAGCCATCCGCACGCACGGTGAAGGCGACACGCACAAGTCCGCTTTTATTAAACCGCTGCAAAGTCGGCGGATAAATTACTTGAGTGGCAACCCACCTCGAAAACGAATCCACCCCGGCGCCCTGGAATTCAGCACCTGCGAACGATGCGGCATAGGCCAGGCAGGAACGCAGGGAATCGGCAGCCTGCCGCGACGACTCCGCTCCCGGTGCCGTGCGATACAGAAAAACGAAAGCTACTCCGTTCCGGTCATACACCACCCCATTCCGGTCGCGGGAGAGGATGCTGAGCGTACGGTCCAAAGCATCGTATTCCGCGCTCTTGATCGCATCGAGGGGCAACTGTTTCACCTGCTTTTTATCCGCAGGCTGCCAGTCGATCAAATAACGCTTAGCCTTTTTGTGCCGCAGCGCCTGATCCGGTGCGATCCAACGGCCGCCGTAATCAACTCCGGACAGCGAGGTGACATACAAAGTATCCCCTGCTGACGAAATATGCACCGATAAAACAGAATCGGGATTCAGGCCCTGCATCCCTTCCTTCACCTCGGCCCCGTCCACGTAAATGACCGGATCGAACCAAACAACTTCCGGAGAAATTGTCCGGGACATCGCACCTTCCGAAGATACGGATGCCCGGAGCGACACAACCGATAATAACATCATTCCATTCCAGACCATCCAATGCATAAACGGCCCGGTCAGCATCTTGCAACTTCTCATAAGCATAATTTCAATGGTTAAACATATGCACAGTGTATGACAACGTTCACAAACAATAAAATATAACTCGATCGAACCAAAAATTACGGACTAAAATACAATCGACTCGGCTGTCGGAAAGGAGGGGATGTAAGCAGGGCTGTCTCCTCCTACCGTTATATACGAGCGTTCGAATTGTCGTCGCAGAGATTCGGCGCGAGGTGACCGTAAAACCGGTCTACGTTCTACCGACTTTCCCTTTAAATTCCACGGTTGCCCGAATTCAAAAGCTATCGTATAAGAAACATCCACCGGTCTACCGAAAGCGGTCGCCGGTTTCCAACGGGGTGCACCCTGCATCACCCGGAATATCTCTTCTGTAAAAAAATGACTGTCCGATTGCAATTCATGAAAATCTCCGATCGAACCATCCGTGCGTACAAAAAATGCCACACATACCTTTCCACCTCTATTCCGAGACAAAAGCTGCACAGGATAAACCGTATGCCGGGCTACCCACCTCGAAAACGAATCTACCCCGGCGCCCTGGAATTCAGCACCTGCGAACGATGCGGCATAGGCCAGGCAGGAACGCAGGGAATCGGCAGCCTGCCGCGACGACTCCGCTCCCGGTGCCGTGCGATACAGAAAAACGAAAGCTACTCCGTTCCGGTCATACACCACCCCATTCCGGTCGCGGGAGAGGATGCTGAGCGTACGGTCCGAAGCATCGTATTCCGCGCTCTTGATCGCATCGAGGGGCAACTGTTTCACCTGCTTTTTATCCGCAGGCTGCCAGTCAATCAAATAACGCTTAGCCTTTTTGTGCCGCAGCGCCTGATCCGGTGCGATCCAACGGCCGCCGTAATCAACTCCGGACAGCGAGGTGACATACAAAGTATCCCCTGCTGACGAAATATGCACCGATAAAACAGAATCGGGATTCAGGCCCTGCATCCCTTCCTTCACCTCGGCCCCGTCCACGTAAACGACCGGATCGAACCGATTCTCTTCCCGGAACGTAATCCGGTCAACCGTTGTTCCGTCCGGAGAGGAATCCGCCGCCCGGACCGAAGTCAACGACAATAACACCATTGCATTGCAAATCAGGCAAAACATCAATGGGTGTAACAAAATCCTTCGCCGTATCATCATACCTATATTTTGTTTAGGATTGAACAACCTACCCAAATATAACCATATTTCAACAAAACACATAGCGTTTTATACAATATAAAACATTCTTATTCCTAAAAATTAACCGTCTGCTCGCTCTTGCATTGTCCTCACCAGAAGTTCCGACACCCTAACGTGCCACCGGCGGCAAAGCAAAGCCCCGGACAACCGATACCAACGGCCAGATACAAAAACCGGTGTTTTTCCAGATTTGCATAATTTATAGTATCTTGACACCGTCAATTCTTTACTATTTTATGGAAATTGTAATCATACTCGGCCTGATCCTGCTCAACGGAGTCCTTTCCATGTCCGAGATTGCACTGGTATCAGCCCGTAAGTCGAGGTTGGAGACCGATGCGAAGAAAGGGAGCAAAGCTGCCGGAACCGCCCTGAAACTGGCCAACAGCCCCGACATATTCCTGGCGACGATCCAGATCGGCATTACGCTGGTGGGGATCCTCACCGGTCTTTACTCGGGCGACGTACTGGCCCAGCGGTTCGCACCCGTAATCGCCAAAATCGGACCGCTGCAGCCTTACAGTGTAGTCATCTCCCAAACGCTGATCGTCGTGGTGGTCACCTACCTGACGCTCATCATCGGTGAATTGGTCCCCAAGCGGATCGGCATGACTGCAGCGGAAAAAGTGTCGAAGCTGGTCGCCCGGCCGATGTACCTTTTCTCCCGCATCGGACGCCCGTTCGTTTGGTTGCTGTCGTGCAGCACGAACGGCGTTATGCGCATGATCGGACTCGACAAAGCCGGGGAGAGCAAGGTGACTGAAGAGGAGATCAAAGCGATCATCCAGGAAGGCGCCGAAGACGGCGAAGTCCAGGAAGTCGAGCAGGAGCTGGTAGAACGGGTCTTCAACCTCGGCGACCGCAACGTCGGATCAATCATGACGCATCGCAGCGAATTGGTATGGCTCAACATTTCTGACGACAACGAGCAGATCAAACGCATTGTGGAGAGCAACCTCTACAACGCCTATCCGGTAGCCGACCATACGCTCGACAACATCGTGGGCGTGGTCTACCTCAAAGACCTGTTCGGCAAGCTGGACACGCCGGGCTTCACCCTGCGGCAGGTATTGCGCCCGGCCAAGTACATCCCGGAAAAACTGAGCGTCTATAACGCACTCGCGCGACTGAAAGCCGAAGAGGTGAAATACGGCATCGTAACGGATGAGTTCGGCAGCGTCGAAGGTATCGTCACGCTCAAGGACATCGTCCGCGCACTGATCGGCGGCATGCCCGAAGTCGGCGAAGAGGAAGAGATTATCCCGCGCGAAGAGGGCGGTTATCTGGTTGACGGACAATGTCCGTTCTATGATTTCCTTGCCTATTTCGACCGAGAAGAGCTTTACAACGAGTACAACTACAACACGCTCAGCGGACTGATCCTCGATTTGCTCGAACGCATTCCCGCTACCGGCGAGCGCTTCGCCTGGAAAGAGTTCGATTTCGAGATCGTCGATATGGACGGTGCTCGCATCGACAAAGTGCTCGTCACCATGAACAGTCCGGTTACGGAAGAATAACGGTTGCGGCACTAACCCGAACAACCGCCGGAGACTCCTCCGCGACTTGCCTGCATCAGAACCGGCAAACGATCGCCGCCAAAGCGGTCCTGCCTATAAAACAATTTTCCCGTCCCGGTGTCGATGTTGCCGGTACGGGAAAATTTATTTAGCTATCACTGTGGTGAGGGCACTCATCACCGTCGAGAAAAAGCAAAGCGAGAGCACAAACCAAATACCCATCCAGAGCAGCGCCGCCCTCGCCCAAGTCACCTTATTGGGGTTGATTCCGTCACCGAACGCCCAAACCAAAAGAAAAATCAGGTTGACTAAAGGGATTGCCATCAACAGGATAGCGAAAAACCACTCGACGGTCGAAACCGTCTGAACAGGCGGAGCGTCATCCGCAGCAGGACGTGGCGTCTGGGGAGTGAAGCCGGGTCCGTACATAATCAATATACATTTATAGGTTAGTCTTCCCTATAAATGTATGATTTTTTTACACACCAGACAATAATACCCTGCAAATAAGCCCGAATATATCATCCTTTAGCCCTTATGTATCTGTCGATTCCCTCTGCCGCCTTACGGCCTGCCCCCATCGCAAGGATCACGGTAGCAGCGCCGGTCACGGCGTCGCCTCCGGCAAAAATCCCGGCACGGGTCGTCGCCCCGTAAGCCTCATCAGCCACCAGGCAACCGCGCTTTGTCGCTTCGAGCCCTTCGGTCGTCGAAACGATCAGCGGATTCGGCGAAGTGCCCAGCGCCATGATAACCACATCGCACGGCAGTTCGAATTCGGAACCCGGAATTTCCACCGGCGAACGGCGTCCCGAAGCATCGGGTTCGCCGAGTTCCATACGGATGCACCGGATCGCGCGAACCCAACCCTTCTCATCACCGAGAATTTCGACCGGATTCGACAGCATGCGGAACTCGATTCCCTCCTGCTTGGCGTGATGCACCTCTTCGACACGGGCCGGCAGTTCGGCTTCGCTGCGGCGGTAAACGATACTGGAGAGGGCACCCAGACGCGCTGCGGTACGCACGGCATCCATCGCCACGTTGCCGCCGCCGACCACCACGA
This window encodes:
- a CDS encoding energy transducer TonB, with amino-acid sequence MFCLICNAMVLLSLTSVRAADSSPDGTTVDRITFREENRFDPVVYVDGAEVKEGMQGLNPDSVLSVHISSAGDTLYVTSLSGVDYGGRWIAPDQALRHKKAKRYLIDWQPADKKQVKQLPLDAIKSAEYDASDRTLSILSRDRNGVVYDRNGVAFVFLYRTAPGAESSRQAADSLRSCLAYAASFAGAEFQGAGVDSFSRWVARHTVYPVQLLSRNRGGKVCVAFFVRTDGSIGDFHELQSDSHFFTEEIFRVMQGAPRWKPATAFGRPVDVSYTIAFEFGQPWNLKGKSVERRPVLRSPRAESLRRQFERSYITVGGDSPAYIPSFPTAESIVF
- a CDS encoding hemolysin family protein gives rise to the protein MEIVIILGLILLNGVLSMSEIALVSARKSRLETDAKKGSKAAGTALKLANSPDIFLATIQIGITLVGILTGLYSGDVLAQRFAPVIAKIGPLQPYSVVISQTLIVVVVTYLTLIIGELVPKRIGMTAAEKVSKLVARPMYLFSRIGRPFVWLLSCSTNGVMRMIGLDKAGESKVTEEEIKAIIQEGAEDGEVQEVEQELVERVFNLGDRNVGSIMTHRSELVWLNISDDNEQIKRIVESNLYNAYPVADHTLDNIVGVVYLKDLFGKLDTPGFTLRQVLRPAKYIPEKLSVYNALARLKAEEVKYGIVTDEFGSVEGIVTLKDIVRALIGGMPEVGEEEEIIPREEGGYLVDGQCPFYDFLAYFDREELYNEYNYNTLSGLILDLLERIPATGERFAWKEFDFEIVDMDGARIDKVLVTMNSPVTEE
- the tpiA gene encoding triose-phosphate isomerase, translated to MRKKIVAGNWKMNTTPVEGVELFKEVAAKKGEVCSCVNFIVAPPYTHLSEIVKLSRGTGIGVAAQDCATEAKGAYTGEVSAQMIASLGVEYVILGHSERRQYYGETSATLNKKMEQAYANNLAPIYCVGENLEEREAGKHFDVVRKQIEEVVFNLTPDQFKKLIIAYEPVWAIGTGKTASAEQAQEIHAFIRKVLAEKFGDAANETVILYGGSCKPGNAAELFAKADVDGGLIGGAALKAEDFIAIGKGFSK
- a CDS encoding energy transducer TonB; translation: MRSCKMLTGPFMHWMVWNGMMLLSVVSLRASVSSEGAMSRTISPEVVWFDPVIYVDGAEVKEGMQGLNPDSVLSVHISSAGDTLYVTSLSGVDYGGRWIAPDQALRHKKAKRYLIDWQPADKKQVKQLPLDAIKSAEYDALDRTLSILSRDRNGVVYDRNGVAFVFLYRTAPGAESSRQAADSLRSCLAYAASFAGAEFQGAGVDSFSRWVATQVIYPPTLQRFNKSGLVRVAFTVRADGSVCDFRELESSSPLFTQEVIRVMQGAPRWQPATAFGKPVDASYTVALEFNTGSSSNNYRHVLGDFRAGSLQRQFGGY